In a genomic window of Staphylococcus taiwanensis:
- the thrS gene encoding threonine--tRNA ligase has protein sequence MSNQQISIQFPDGSKKAYQAGILASEVAKSISQSLYKEAVVCRVNGSLVDLTHPLQEDCELNFYTLKDQEGVDVMRHSAAHVLAQALTRLYPNVKLTIGPVIENGFYYDIDLDESISETDLNKIEKEMKKIDSENLKFERQDLSYAEAKNIFKDNPYKLELIEEHKDDQLSLYQQGEFIDLCVGPHVPSTKFVNHFKLTKVSGAYWRGNSDNKMLQRIYGVAFSSKDQLDDYFEFLREADERNHRRLGKQLKLFMFSEEAPGMPFYLSNGQFIRNQMESFLREVQLKHDYDEVRTPLMMNKRLWEESGHWDHYHENMYFTKVDENDYALKPMNCPGHMLIFKNELRSYKDLPLRIAEFGQVHRHEFSGALNGLLRVRTFCQDDAHIFIMKYQIKSEVQEILKLIDYIYSVFGFDYSIELSTRPDDYLGELDLWNEAEQSLAHVLDDLGLKYSINEGDGAFYGPKIDVHIKDALNRSHQCATVQLDFQMPEKFDLTYINEQNEKERPVVLHRAIFGSLDRFFGILIEHFKGAFPLWMAPVQVNIIGVSDNNNDYVYEVAETLKAQNIRVAIDDRDDKLGKKIRESQMNKIPYTLVLGDDEQQHHTVSSRKYSHHDNETMDIQAFVEKLKHEIESKALLV, from the coding sequence ATGTCTAATCAACAAATCAGTATTCAATTTCCAGATGGAAGTAAAAAAGCGTATCAAGCAGGTATTCTAGCGAGTGAAGTAGCTAAATCCATTAGTCAGTCATTATATAAAGAAGCGGTGGTTTGCCGTGTGAATGGTAGTTTAGTTGATTTGACCCACCCTCTCCAAGAAGATTGTGAGCTCAATTTCTACACACTTAAAGACCAAGAAGGCGTAGACGTGATGCGACATTCTGCTGCTCACGTGTTAGCACAAGCACTTACTCGTTTATATCCCAATGTTAAATTAACAATTGGACCTGTCATTGAAAATGGATTTTACTATGATATCGACTTAGACGAATCCATTAGCGAAACAGATTTAAACAAAATTGAAAAAGAAATGAAGAAAATCGACAGTGAAAATTTAAAATTTGAACGACAAGATTTAAGTTATGCAGAGGCTAAAAACATTTTTAAAGATAATCCTTACAAATTGGAATTGATTGAAGAACATAAAGATGATCAACTTTCACTTTATCAACAAGGGGAATTTATTGATTTATGCGTAGGTCCTCATGTGCCAAGTACTAAATTTGTAAATCATTTCAAGTTAACTAAAGTATCAGGTGCTTATTGGCGAGGTAATAGTGATAACAAAATGTTGCAACGTATTTACGGTGTAGCGTTTAGTTCTAAAGATCAACTTGATGACTATTTTGAGTTTTTAAGAGAAGCAGACGAACGCAATCATAGACGTTTAGGGAAACAGTTAAAATTATTCATGTTCTCTGAAGAAGCACCAGGTATGCCATTCTATTTATCTAATGGCCAGTTTATTCGAAATCAAATGGAAAGCTTCTTGAGAGAGGTTCAATTGAAACATGATTATGATGAAGTAAGAACACCATTGATGATGAATAAACGACTATGGGAAGAATCAGGACATTGGGATCACTATCATGAAAATATGTACTTCACAAAAGTAGATGAAAATGACTATGCATTGAAACCAATGAACTGTCCTGGTCATATGTTAATTTTCAAAAATGAATTAAGATCATATAAAGACTTACCGCTTCGAATTGCTGAATTTGGTCAAGTACATCGTCATGAATTTAGTGGTGCGTTGAATGGTTTACTACGTGTAAGAACATTCTGCCAAGATGACGCACATATCTTTATCATGAAATATCAAATTAAATCGGAAGTACAAGAAATTCTGAAATTAATTGATTATATTTATTCAGTATTTGGCTTTGATTATAGTATTGAACTATCAACACGACCAGATGATTATTTAGGTGAATTAGACTTATGGAATGAAGCGGAACAATCATTGGCACATGTGTTGGATGACCTTGGCTTGAAGTATTCAATCAATGAGGGTGACGGCGCCTTCTATGGTCCTAAGATTGATGTGCACATTAAAGATGCATTGAATCGTAGTCACCAATGTGCAACAGTACAATTAGACTTCCAAATGCCAGAGAAATTTGATTTAACTTATATCAATGAACAAAATGAAAAAGAACGCCCAGTCGTACTTCACAGAGCAATATTTGGTTCTTTAGACCGCTTCTTCGGCATTTTAATCGAACACTTCAAAGGTGCATTCCCGTTATGGATGGCACCAGTACAAGTCAATATCATTGGTGTATCAGATAATAATAATGACTATGTATATGAAGTGGCAGAAACACTTAAAGCGCAAAATATCCGTGTGGCTATTGATGATAGAGATGATAAACTAGGTAAGAAAATTAGAGAAAGCCAAATGAATAAAATTCCTTATACACTAGTATTAGGAGACGATGAACAACAACATCATACTGTGTCATCAAGAAAGTATTCACATCATGATAACGAAACAATGGATATTCAAGCATTTGTTGAAAAATTAAAACATGAAATTGAAAGTAAAGCCTTATTAGTTTAA
- a CDS encoding ABC transporter ATP-binding protein — protein MEMFAIEGKDISKTINRQQIINQMSMKIPFNSIVLIEGKNGSGKSITLKMLAKILKPSNGRLDVNGSISYAPDYLPTTINLTVKEYLDFIERISEHTPTDITMKGLINQFNLTPFLNKSIKACSKGTQQKVNLIQCLVRQADIYIMDEPFSGLDKQAIAQLKLILQQLRQSATIVLTSHEEALNDTFVTHQFNLENKRLSVHHDRKQSKSMLIKTSETLNAKQRDMLKRFEAEIIDHVQIKVNVSDSNELIALLIQEGYFIEEVREDNEYGTY, from the coding sequence ATGGAGATGTTTGCAATAGAGGGGAAAGACATTTCAAAAACAATTAATCGTCAGCAAATTATTAATCAAATGAGTATGAAAATTCCTTTCAATTCCATTGTATTAATTGAAGGGAAAAACGGTTCGGGTAAAAGTATTACGTTGAAAATGTTAGCTAAAATATTGAAACCTTCTAATGGGCGCTTAGATGTAAATGGCAGCATAAGTTATGCGCCTGATTATTTGCCAACAACGATTAATTTAACAGTTAAAGAATATCTAGATTTTATTGAGCGTATTAGTGAACACACACCTACAGATATAACGATGAAAGGGTTAATTAATCAATTTAATTTAACGCCTTTTTTAAATAAAAGTATTAAAGCATGTTCTAAAGGTACGCAACAAAAAGTAAATTTAATCCAATGTTTAGTGAGACAAGCAGATATTTATATTATGGATGAGCCATTTTCAGGGCTTGATAAACAGGCAATCGCTCAGTTGAAACTCATCTTACAACAATTAAGACAGTCTGCAACAATCGTATTGACCTCGCATGAAGAGGCGTTGAACGATACGTTTGTTACGCATCAATTTAATTTGGAAAATAAGCGTCTTAGCGTGCATCATGATAGAAAGCAATCAAAATCAATGCTCATTAAAACTTCAGAAACTTTAAATGCTAAGCAGCGTGACATGTTAAAGCGTTTTGAAGCGGAGATAATCGATCATGTTCAAATTAAAGTGAATGTATCAGACAGTAATGAACTGATTGCATTACTCATTCAGGAAGGCTACTTTATTGAAGAAGTGAGAGAGGATAATGAATATGGCACTTATTAA
- a CDS encoding GIY-YIG nuclease family protein, protein MIKLTDFIQTPNLSKTKIKFNMNAGDINKRAWDFLLEDSEDWIIMNAWKTKQNNNNLNTADYLIALAQYYPYGPEYFVFGGIYKIEKINPEVFNQVGYKLTLIDDYKEYRKRLIIKIQKPIGRDVYNRRYSTVQEQLNPEVYEIAPNVKLGHFKGYQHVCLKHKELQQIIDRNEPSWKDALSHVKGVYVITDLETGQLYVGSASGNTDGIWQRWSNYAHLNNLTGGNKEFLAILNEKGRDYIIQHFQYAILEIFDTKTKSNTIIERENYWKTVLDTKKHGMNHN, encoded by the coding sequence ATGATTAAGCTAACAGATTTTATACAGACACCTAATCTTAGTAAAACTAAAATTAAATTTAATATGAATGCCGGAGATATTAATAAGCGTGCATGGGACTTTTTATTAGAAGATAGTGAAGATTGGATAATTATGAACGCATGGAAAACGAAACAAAATAACAATAACCTCAATACAGCAGACTACTTAATAGCCCTAGCTCAATATTATCCATACGGGCCAGAATATTTTGTCTTTGGTGGTATTTATAAGATTGAAAAGATAAATCCAGAAGTATTTAACCAAGTGGGTTACAAACTAACATTAATTGATGATTATAAAGAATATCGAAAAAGGCTCATTATTAAAATACAGAAACCTATCGGTAGAGATGTATATAATCGCCGCTATTCAACTGTACAAGAACAATTAAATCCAGAAGTTTATGAAATAGCGCCCAATGTTAAATTAGGACATTTTAAAGGTTATCAACATGTTTGTTTAAAGCATAAAGAATTACAACAGATTATAGATAGAAATGAACCAAGTTGGAAGGATGCATTAAGTCACGTTAAAGGTGTTTATGTTATTACTGATTTAGAAACAGGACAATTATATGTAGGCTCTGCGTCAGGTAATACTGATGGGATTTGGCAACGATGGTCGAACTATGCACATTTAAATAATTTAACCGGTGGCAATAAAGAATTTTTAGCTATCTTAAATGAAAAGGGCAGAGATTATATTATTCAGCATTTTCAGTACGCTATTCTTGAAATATTTGATACAAAGACAAAGTCTAATACAATAATTGAAAGAGAGAATTATTGGAAAACAGTACTGGATACGAAGAAGCATGGTATGAACCATAATTGA
- a CDS encoding MepB family protein: MKSIETLQSYHLLERLFSNSDVSYVAEAWNQQYEAVEIKSRHGHFKSRLAQRTPNKKGYFFAMWKKDEQHTNVPFTKDDLEHKLIVNIVDDDRQGQFIFPQDILIKKGILKSDTSKGKMALRVYPSWETELNQTATKTQQWQSLYFNEIPHE, translated from the coding sequence ATGAAATCCATTGAAACATTGCAATCTTATCATTTGCTAGAAAGGTTATTTTCAAATTCTGATGTTTCGTATGTAGCAGAAGCATGGAATCAACAATATGAAGCGGTCGAAATTAAATCGCGACATGGTCATTTTAAAAGTAGATTAGCTCAAAGGACACCAAATAAAAAAGGTTACTTTTTCGCCATGTGGAAAAAGGATGAGCAACATACCAATGTGCCGTTTACTAAGGATGATTTAGAACATAAGTTAATAGTGAATATCGTTGATGATGATAGACAAGGTCAGTTTATATTCCCGCAGGATATATTGATAAAGAAAGGTATTTTGAAAAGTGATACATCAAAAGGAAAAATGGCATTAAGAGTGTATCCATCGTGGGAAACTGAATTAAATCAAACGGCAACTAAAACACAACAATGGCAGAGTTTGTATTTTAATGAAATACCACATGAATAA
- a CDS encoding glycosyltransferase family 2 protein: MNKIISVIIPVYNKASFLEQCINSLIDLKMDKNDIEAIFVDDCSTDNSVDIIKGYAKDYDFIQLIQLPHNTGSPSEPRNVGIEKAQGQYITLLDADDWLDSEGFPQVMEKVSKDDADLGLGQCFKHTSKSVKYHAKFTSYKEASHLKPQDIEKIYRAMGPPGKIFKRQLVHDNQIKFEHMKYGEDKLFFIELYSKVNNITMSVTPMYHVNRYDANESLIQQTSVLDKAYLNLDVLKRVCDMNISPSLEKMIMARVVEMDFFARLLRTQSFLKSMNKPLYYDLFNQMEETLNAHGYYISELVTDPIFATMYDLYQRDDKDGLISFIYDVINSNWNYLIEDHVIYKSYENQSDKINPLPIACYPVYNGVQIVEGDKYDVIDVMKPDDVSVHGVKLLEIGNVANERQLDFDYRDGKIYISHQQVTQIDDVSVNISVEYSEGEHSLVYASYPSFNNSYKMKRQSFKLELVPQKDDGKKKSYQQVSINDKYYTSINGPMMTIKKIKVYKDLKFKEIITSLEPGRRIDASSIEYTSNGTPRLVLEDGNIVTANKDFIGLIELENKDKYITETPDEVKIIKACKLYNSRDFKENVIKSLKVGDTLKIKKIIYTQNSTPRLVTLDGAFVTSNKTFVEVIR; encoded by the coding sequence ATGAATAAAATAATTTCAGTTATTATACCAGTGTATAATAAAGCGTCATTTTTGGAGCAATGTATCAATTCTTTAATCGATTTAAAGATGGACAAAAATGATATTGAGGCGATATTTGTAGATGATTGTTCAACGGATAATTCTGTCGACATTATCAAGGGTTATGCAAAGGATTATGATTTCATTCAGCTCATCCAATTGCCTCATAATACAGGAAGTCCTTCTGAACCAAGAAATGTCGGTATTGAAAAGGCACAAGGACAGTATATTACGCTACTTGATGCGGATGACTGGTTAGATTCAGAGGGATTCCCGCAAGTGATGGAAAAAGTGAGTAAAGATGATGCGGACCTTGGTTTGGGTCAATGTTTTAAACACACTTCAAAAAGTGTGAAGTATCATGCTAAATTTACTTCTTACAAAGAAGCATCACATTTAAAACCACAAGATATTGAAAAAATATATAGAGCGATGGGTCCTCCTGGAAAAATATTCAAACGTCAATTAGTACATGATAATCAAATTAAGTTTGAACATATGAAATACGGTGAGGATAAATTATTCTTCATTGAATTATATTCTAAAGTGAATAACATTACGATGTCAGTAACGCCGATGTACCATGTGAATCGATACGATGCCAATGAATCGTTAATTCAGCAGACTTCTGTGCTAGATAAAGCATATTTAAATTTAGACGTTTTGAAAAGGGTTTGTGATATGAACATATCACCATCTCTAGAAAAAATGATTATGGCGAGAGTCGTTGAAATGGACTTTTTCGCACGTCTCTTGCGTACACAATCATTTTTAAAATCAATGAACAAACCATTATATTATGATTTGTTTAATCAAATGGAAGAAACACTGAACGCCCATGGTTACTACATTTCAGAGCTAGTAACTGATCCTATATTTGCTACAATGTATGATTTATATCAACGAGATGATAAAGATGGATTAATTAGTTTTATTTATGATGTGATTAATAGTAATTGGAATTATTTGATTGAAGATCATGTGATTTATAAAAGTTATGAAAACCAGTCAGATAAGATCAATCCTCTGCCTATAGCATGCTATCCTGTGTATAATGGCGTACAAATCGTTGAAGGAGATAAATATGATGTGATAGATGTAATGAAACCAGATGATGTAAGCGTTCATGGGGTGAAACTATTGGAAATTGGTAACGTCGCAAATGAACGTCAATTAGACTTTGACTATCGTGATGGTAAAATTTATATTTCTCATCAGCAAGTGACGCAAATAGATGATGTGAGCGTTAATATTAGTGTGGAATATAGCGAGGGTGAGCATTCGTTAGTATATGCATCATATCCTAGTTTCAATAATAGTTATAAAATGAAACGTCAAAGCTTTAAACTTGAATTGGTACCTCAAAAAGACGATGGTAAGAAAAAAAGCTATCAACAAGTCAGTATTAATGATAAATACTATACTAGTATTAATGGGCCAATGATGACAATTAAAAAGATTAAGGTATATAAAGATTTAAAATTCAAAGAAATAATCACAAGTCTTGAACCGGGAAGACGCATCGATGCGTCATCTATCGAATACACGTCAAACGGAACACCTAGATTAGTCCTTGAAGACGGTAATATTGTAACGGCTAATAAAGATTTTATAGGGTTAATTGAGTTGGAAAATAAAGATAAGTATATTACTGAGACACCCGACGAAGTCAAAATTATTAAAGCCTGCAAATTATATAATTCACGTGATTTTAAAGAAAATGTGATTAAGTCACTTAAAGTAGGCGACACACTTAAAATTAAAAAAATCATTTACACTCAAAATTCAACACCGCGTTTAGTAACACTAGATGGTGCCTTTGTAACCTCAAATAAAACATTTGTAGAAGTCATTCGTTAA